In Streptomyces sp. HUAS ZL42, the DNA window CGTGCCGTTGAGGAGCTCGTTGATGAGCTGCTCGGTCTCTATCTTTATCTAGGGGTGGGTTGGGTGTGAGGCATGTTTGGTACGGCTGCCACCTGGCTGTGTAGTGGTTTTGGGTGAACTGCTCCGGCGTGTGGGGGAGTTGGTTACGTTCGGCATGTGGAGACCGCCTACAGGGCAGAACGTGCTATTTCGCCTATATCCGGCACTGTGCGTTGGGTGGTGGTGGAGTCCGAGAGCTATGCCCTGCACCTGGAAGCGACCGGCTATCTCGCCTCGCTGCGTGCGAGGGGCTGTTCGCCGAACACCGAGCGCGTCTACGCAGGACGCCTGGCCCTTTACCTGAACTACTGCGGTGCGAGGCGTCTTGCGTGGAGTGCGCCCGGTTTTCTGGGCCTGTGCGGTTTGCAGCAGTGGCTCATCGAGGCGCCACTGCCTGCCCGCAACGGGCGCCTGGTGCCTGAGGGGGTCCGCTGCCGGTCGCGGGGAACGGCGAACGCGGTGCTGACGGTGGTGTCAGAGTTCCTGCGATTCGGCGCCCTGCACGGCTGGGTGTCGTCGGGGACGACCGATCTGCTGGCCCAGCCCAAGCTGCTGCGGTTCATCCCGCCCGGCTTCGACGTGGGGGAGCGGGGCGAGCGCCGGCAGATCCAGGCGGCCGCGTTCCGCTTCAAAACCGTCCAGGCCGGCTACGAGGACCTCAGCTCCGCCCAGATCCGCCACATGATCGCGTCCGTGCCGCGGGCGAGGGACCGTTTCCTGATCGCGTTGCTGGCGTGCACCGGGCTGCGGATCGGTGAGGCGCTCGGCCTGCACCGCGAAGACCTGCACCTGCTCGCCTCCTCACGGCCGGTGGGCTGCGGAGTCGACGGCCCGCACCTCCACGTCCGCCGCCGCACCGACAATCCCAACCGGGCCCTG includes these proteins:
- a CDS encoding tyrosine-type recombinase/integrase; protein product: MVVESESYALHLEATGYLASLRARGCSPNTERVYAGRLALYLNYCGARRLAWSAPGFLGLCGLQQWLIEAPLPARNGRLVPEGVRCRSRGTANAVLTVVSEFLRFGALHGWVSSGTTDLLAQPKLLRFIPPGFDVGERGERRQIQAAAFRFKTVQAGYEDLSSAQIRHMIASVPRARDRFLIALLACTGLRIGEALGLHREDLHLLASSRPVGCGVDGPHLHVRRRTDNPNRALAKSRFPRSVPVTADLVALYTDYQYERDRLPGAASEPMVFVNLFRTARGRPMSYPNTKEMFDRLAGRVGHACRPHMLRHAAATRWLRDGVDRDVVQRLLGHVSPLSMQAYRTVGDAELRAAVEHVASLRERP